From Thermodesulfobacteriota bacterium, a single genomic window includes:
- a CDS encoding DUF3108 domain-containing protein, which produces MFRRPLAVLALVAALLAPAASPGFEAPPALEALVGEVLEFRIRWGAIPAATATLAVLPGEDGLLTFRAEARTLPYVDTIFPVRDTIESTVRPPNPTVVRFRKKTQEGWKKSREDLVFFDPEAGTSQSFRDGKPRRTLLVPPGVQDPLSSFYAFRVMPLEGRDTVEMDITDGSRLVTGSVAVLKRETVRTPLGTFPTVLVEPRIEGIGGIFKKSPGARMLIWLTDDEWRRPVKLQSSVVVGSFTAELVRITPPAPRPPAPE; this is translated from the coding sequence ATGTTTCGACGCCCTCTTGCCGTGCTCGCCTTGGTGGCCGCCCTCTTGGCGCCTGCTGCGTCCCCGGGCTTCGAGGCCCCCCCCGCCCTGGAAGCCCTGGTGGGCGAGGTGCTGGAGTTTCGCATCCGGTGGGGCGCCATCCCCGCCGCCACCGCCACCCTCGCGGTCCTCCCGGGGGAGGACGGGCTCCTCACCTTCCGGGCCGAGGCCCGCACCCTGCCCTACGTGGACACGATCTTCCCGGTTCGGGACACCATCGAGTCCACGGTGCGCCCTCCCAACCCCACCGTGGTGCGCTTCCGGAAGAAGACCCAGGAGGGATGGAAGAAGTCTCGGGAGGATCTGGTCTTCTTCGACCCGGAAGCGGGAACCTCCCAGTCCTTCCGGGACGGAAAACCCCGCCGCACCCTCCTGGTCCCCCCTGGGGTCCAGGACCCCCTCTCCTCCTTCTACGCCTTTCGGGTCATGCCCCTGGAGGGCCGCGACACGGTGGAGATGGACATCACCGACGGCAGCCGGCTCGTGACCGGCTCGGTCGCTGTCCTCAAGCGCGAGACCGTCCGGACCCCCCTGGGCACCTTTCCCACGGTGCTCGTGGAGCCGCGCATCGAGGGCATCGGCGGGATCTTCAAGAAGAGCCCCGGAGCCCGGATGCTCATCTGGCTCACCGACGACGAGTGGCGCCGGCCGGTAAAGCTCCAGAGCTCGGTGGTGGTGGGAAGCTTCACGGCCGAGCTGGTGCGGATCACGCCCCCGGCACCTCGCCCCCCAGCTCCCGAATGA
- a CDS encoding RluA family pseudouridine synthase, protein MSSPSEAEVYERVAEPDAGRLDRYLAGAGLPVSRSRIQKLAEGGRITVDGRPARASHRLKGGERIRIEVPRAVEASAQPEDLPVELLFEDPWLAVVAKPRGLVVHPAPGHLSGTLVNALLHRCPDLSGVGGVLRPGIVHRLDKDTSGLLVVAKDDAAHRALQAQFAGRTVRKVYLAVVLGRLEGEGVVDRPVGRHPSDRKKMAVDAPRARPAVTRWRALQALAGATLVEARIETGRTHQIRVHLASLGHPVAGDPLYGGVRGVRGVAEVGARRRLGQETGQALHAWKLGFRHPMTGAEMAFEAPLPEPLARLIRELGGEVPGA, encoded by the coding sequence GTGAGCTCTCCTTCCGAGGCCGAGGTCTACGAACGGGTGGCCGAGCCGGACGCCGGGCGACTCGACCGGTATCTGGCCGGGGCAGGGCTGCCCGTGAGCCGCTCGCGCATCCAGAAGCTGGCGGAGGGGGGGCGGATCACGGTGGACGGCCGGCCCGCCCGTGCGAGCCACAGGCTCAAGGGGGGCGAGCGCATTCGGATCGAGGTGCCCCGGGCGGTCGAGGCCTCGGCACAGCCCGAAGATCTTCCCGTGGAGCTCCTCTTCGAGGATCCCTGGCTCGCCGTGGTCGCGAAGCCCCGGGGGCTGGTGGTCCATCCCGCTCCCGGGCATCTCTCGGGGACCCTGGTCAATGCGCTCCTCCACCGCTGCCCGGACCTCTCGGGGGTGGGCGGAGTGCTGCGGCCGGGGATCGTGCACCGGCTCGACAAGGACACGTCGGGCCTCCTGGTGGTGGCCAAGGACGACGCGGCCCACAGGGCGCTCCAGGCGCAGTTTGCCGGGCGCACCGTGCGCAAGGTCTACCTCGCCGTGGTGTTGGGCCGGCTGGAGGGCGAGGGGGTGGTGGACCGCCCTGTGGGGCGTCACCCTTCGGACCGAAAGAAGATGGCCGTGGACGCCCCCAGGGCGCGGCCCGCGGTCACCCGCTGGCGCGCCCTGCAAGCCCTGGCAGGTGCCACCCTCGTGGAGGCCCGGATCGAGACCGGGCGGACCCATCAGATCCGGGTCCACCTGGCGAGCCTCGGCCACCCGGTGGCGGGGGATCCGTTGTACGGGGGCGTGCGGGGCGTCAGGGGCGTGGCGGAGGTGGGCGCGCGCCGGCGCCTGGGGCAGGAGACCGGTCAGGCGCTGCACGCCTGGAAGCTGGGCTTCCGGCACCCGATGACGGGGGCGGAGATGGCCTTCGAGGCCCCCCTGCCGGAACCCCTGGCCCGGCTCATTCGGGAGCTGGGGGGCGAGGTGCCGGGGGCGTGA